One window from the genome of Cryptomeria japonica chromosome 6, Sugi_1.0, whole genome shotgun sequence encodes:
- the LOC131038008 gene encoding bidirectional sugar transporter SWEET3b, giving the protein MNAYIRFGAGILGSAFALLMYGAPVSNFQRVVKKKTTGEMSGMPYAIGLFNCLIYTLYGSPLISNGWENALVMGTNALGFLLQFCFCTIYLLFAPPKSKRRMGFMVGGVLVLFASTAATSMWGVEAGKKKMLVGTTGMVASVILFGSPLSNIRVIIRSKSVDCMCIYFSIFSLLASLLWLVYGALSRDVHIMVPNFLGVPLASVQIIIYFTYWQMSRVQVDAKLKKVAAQSEETAIENCLQFPLSQPDVEIQLK; this is encoded by the exons ATGAATGCATATATACGTTTTGGGGCAGGCATTTTAG GAAGCGCATTTGCTCTGCTTATGTATGGAGCACCAGT AAGTAATTTTCAGAGAGTGGTAAAGAAGAAGACAACAGGAGAGATGTCAGGGATGCCCTATGCAATAGGCCTCTTCAACTGTCTTATATACACCTTATATGGCTCTCCTCTCATTAGCAATGGATGGGAGAACGCTCTTGTCATGGGTACCAACGCTCTTGGATTTCTCCTTCAGTTTTGCTTCTGCACCATCTATCTCCTCTTTGCTCCACCTAAATCCAAG AGAAGAATGGGTTTTATGGTGGGGGGAGTACTGGTGCTGTTTGCCAGCACTGCAGCAACTTCCATGTGGGGAGTAGAAGCAGGCAAGAAGAAAATGCTGGTAGGAACTACTGGAATGGTTGCTTCTGTCATTCTCTTTGGATCTCCACTCTCAAATATT AGGGTGATAATTCGGAGCAAGAGTGTGGATTGCATGTGCAtctatttctcaatcttctctttacTCGCAAGCCTGCTCTGGTTGGTGTATGGTGCTTTGAGCAGAGACGTTCATATCATG GTTCCTAATTTCCTTGGAGTGCCACTAGCTTCTGTtcaaataataatatatttcacttattggCAAATGAGTCGTGTACAAGTTGATGCAAAATTGAAAAAAGTGGCTGCTCAGTCAGAAGAAACAGCTATAGAAAATTGCCTCCAATTTCCTCTCAGTCAACCTGACGTTGAGATACAACTGAAGTGA